CATAATACCAATAACCAGAGGGCGCCGAAACCCAGCGCTTCCAAAGGATTGAGAACAAAGAGAGTCAATGGACGAGGTTTATCGTAATGGTGATGAGTCCTGTGAGCGAATGGATAGATAAATCGTATATGAGCGATCCGATGCAACAGATACATTCCCGCATCCATAACAAAAAGAAGAATCAAAACATCGAGTAACGCGAAAAGTCCGATATCATTCCGAAAATGTATATAACCGGATCTCCATAGCCAAAGCCCGAGTAACGTTACGCTAGTGTTAAAAAATATAGTAGATATTGCAAAAAGGATCTCTCGAAGCTCGATCCGGGAAGGAATTGGAGTGATACGGCGATTCACATAATGTTTAGAAAGTAGAACACCAATATATACAGAAGAAGTAAAGATAAGAAGATTCTCGATCAAGAATAGGAGAGCAGCCCAAGTATAGGGGATTTTTTGGAGAAATAGAACCAGCTCGTTTCCAAAATCATCCATAGGAATATAATTCCAAAAAATCTGCCTTGGGTCAAGTAGTCGAGAATGATACACCTAATCTAAATCCGCTTCTGCTACTCGGCGGAAGTAATACCCTGATCGTCGAACCACCAAACAAAAAAGCCAGGTGTTAAAACCTGGCTTTTTCTTGAGAGTTCAATTTGAACTTAACAACTGGAATGAATGTTAGACATTTTTTAGAGATGTCTAACGTTTGCTGATCATCTTTTGTATGGATGTTCATGCGAGGCTTCTTGTTATGGAAGCCTTGTTGGCGTTGTAACCAAATTTCGTAATATGGTCAAGCCTCACGAGCTATTAGTATCACTCGACTCAATGTGTTACC
This genomic window from Leptospira semungkisensis contains:
- a CDS encoding sterol desaturase family protein; the encoded protein is MDDFGNELVLFLQKIPYTWAALLFLIENLLIFTSSVYIGVLLSKHYVNRRITPIPSRIELREILFAISTIFFNTSVTLLGLWLWRSGYIHFRNDIGLFALLDVLILLFVMDAGMYLLHRIAHIRFIYPFAHRTHHHYDKPRPLTLFVLNPLEALGFGALWLLVLCGYDFSWLGMSVYLSLNVVFGTIGHLGVEPLSKRWLHFPLFRLFTTSTFHARHHQHEEYNFGFYTMIWDRVFGTLAPQNFERIFTETRTEIVD